One part of the Amycolatopsis lurida genome encodes these proteins:
- a CDS encoding alpha/beta fold hydrolase yields the protein MSETTETGIVRTAVQVDGEPASYLTVEQDGPAVLLLHGTYWSRVWLPVLERVAEAGLRPLAVDFPGMGRSEGELTLETATVPALADWVTRFADALGISGPVAVAGHDIGGAVAQHLLTGGRLEVSRLVLVNSVLYDSWPAPHVAELLDPEAGAAITAEDFLTARREAVAADLAGAATEQRIAEYVDPWTEPRVRRSWLAMAGAADSRYTLELLSPLRRTTTTPKLLIWGEDDRFEKVEYAEKFAGEVPRSTLVRIPEARHIPTENAPGRIARALTDFLAGDAR from the coding sequence ATGAGTGAAACCACCGAAACGGGCATCGTGAGGACCGCGGTACAGGTGGACGGTGAACCGGCCAGCTACCTGACCGTGGAGCAGGACGGTCCGGCGGTTCTGCTGTTGCACGGGACGTATTGGAGCCGGGTGTGGCTTCCGGTGCTCGAGCGCGTCGCCGAGGCGGGACTGCGACCGCTCGCGGTCGATTTCCCCGGAATGGGGCGCTCCGAGGGGGAGCTCACGCTGGAAACGGCCACGGTCCCGGCTCTCGCCGACTGGGTGACGCGATTCGCGGACGCGCTGGGGATCTCCGGCCCGGTCGCCGTGGCGGGCCATGACATCGGCGGTGCCGTCGCGCAGCATCTCCTCACCGGAGGTCGGCTGGAGGTGTCCAGGCTGGTCTTGGTGAATTCGGTTCTCTACGACTCTTGGCCGGCGCCACACGTGGCCGAGCTGCTCGATCCGGAGGCCGGCGCGGCCATCACCGCCGAGGATTTCCTCACGGCCCGCCGGGAAGCCGTGGCCGCGGATCTGGCCGGTGCCGCCACCGAACAGCGGATCGCCGAATACGTGGACCCGTGGACCGAGCCGCGGGTACGCCGCTCGTGGCTGGCCATGGCGGGCGCGGCCGACAGCCGCTACACCCTGGAACTCCTTTCCCCGCTGCGACGGACCACGACGACGCCCAAGCTGCTGATCTGGGGCGAGGACGACCGGTTCGAAAAGGTGGAGTACGCGGAAAAATTCGCGGGGGAGGTTCCGCGAAGCACACTCGTGCGGATTCCGGAAGCGCGACACATCCCCACTGAGAACGCACCAGGCCGGATCGCCCGCGCACTCACCGACTTCCTCGCCGGTGATGCGCGCTGA
- a CDS encoding cytochrome P450 → MTSAASDLLGFDPLSADFRADPYRQYRRMDKLARTPAGLWVTTSYQLCAQVLRDSRFGHGDRSWRDTGGSKRSFATMNPPDHTRLRRLVSGAFTAPFVERLRPGIAETTDELLTGLSGPVDIIAALAYPLPVIIISELLGVPAEDQARFRSWSSALARGQDPDVILSSEEREARTRAREEFANYFTDLAERRRAKPASDLLSALAGVEGLTIQELLSICSVLLVAGHETVVSLIGNGTRALLANPDQIPYLHAHPAAAVEELLRYDPPVQLTLRTALEDVVLSGMEIEAGQQIVLLLAAANRDPSVFPDPDRLDLARSAKGHLTFSLGIHFCLGAMLARLEGQIALTKLFERAPVLAPDPFEYRETLVLRGLTKLELVFPD, encoded by the coding sequence ATGACCTCGGCCGCGTCCGATCTCTTGGGATTCGATCCGTTGTCCGCGGACTTCCGCGCCGATCCGTACCGGCAGTACCGCCGGATGGACAAGCTCGCCCGCACGCCCGCGGGGCTCTGGGTGACGACTTCCTACCAGCTGTGCGCGCAGGTGCTGCGCGACTCCCGGTTCGGTCACGGCGATAGGAGCTGGCGGGACACCGGTGGGAGCAAGCGATCATTCGCCACGATGAACCCGCCTGACCACACCCGGCTACGGCGGCTGGTGAGCGGAGCGTTCACCGCCCCTTTCGTCGAACGTCTTCGCCCCGGTATCGCCGAGACGACCGACGAGCTCCTGACTGGTCTCAGCGGCCCGGTGGACATCATCGCCGCCTTGGCATACCCGCTGCCTGTGATCATCATCAGCGAGCTCCTCGGGGTACCTGCCGAGGATCAGGCGCGCTTTCGTAGCTGGTCCAGCGCGCTGGCCCGCGGACAGGACCCGGACGTCATCCTCTCGTCCGAGGAGCGCGAGGCCAGGACGAGAGCGCGCGAAGAATTCGCGAACTACTTCACCGACTTGGCCGAACGGCGCCGGGCCAAGCCCGCCTCCGACCTGCTCAGCGCGCTGGCCGGGGTGGAGGGCCTGACCATCCAGGAGCTGCTGTCCATCTGCTCGGTCCTGCTGGTCGCGGGACACGAGACCGTCGTGAGCCTGATCGGCAATGGCACCCGTGCCCTCCTCGCCAACCCCGACCAGATCCCGTACCTGCACGCTCACCCGGCGGCCGCGGTCGAGGAACTGCTGCGCTATGACCCGCCGGTGCAGCTGACCCTGCGCACCGCACTGGAGGACGTCGTCCTCTCCGGCATGGAGATCGAAGCAGGCCAGCAGATCGTGCTGCTGCTCGCCGCCGCGAACCGGGATCCGAGTGTCTTCCCCGACCCGGACCGGCTCGACTTGGCCCGGTCTGCCAAGGGACACCTCACTTTCAGTCTGGGCATCCATTTCTGCCTCGGTGCCATGCTGGCCAGGCTCGAGGGCCAGATCGCACTCACGAAGCTGTTCGAGCGCGCTCCAGTGCTGGCGCCTGATCCCTTCGAGTACCGCGAAACCCTGGTGCTGCGAGGCCTCACGAAACTGGAACTGGTTTTCCCGGATTGA
- a CDS encoding polyprenyl synthetase family protein: MTATGIARRGGEANESLPDVKSVIGPALREVVDRLPEEVRRVVGYHLGWLTATGLPAAGGEGKMIRPALAMYSALACGAAVDDAVPAAVAVQLVHEFSLLHDDVMDGDRTRRHRPSAWAVFGVPAAVLAGDALLVEASLVLADSGRPGAAQGVVMLSSAVRRLVAGQCADMDFETRDDVALSECVAMARGKTAALLGCCCALGALFGDGTPRQVECLRRFGEGVGLAFQLVDDILGIWGDPAKTGKPAKSDLDNRKKSLPVVFSLASGTAAGEQLADLYALDRPLSSAELVHAAELVETAGGRQWAQSQADAALAGALADLQSVTPALTTVKDLVTLAQLVAHRDH; this comes from the coding sequence GTGACGGCGACCGGTATTGCTCGTCGCGGCGGAGAGGCCAACGAGTCGCTTCCGGACGTCAAGAGTGTGATCGGCCCGGCATTGCGCGAGGTGGTCGACCGGCTTCCCGAGGAGGTTCGGAGAGTGGTCGGGTATCACCTCGGCTGGCTGACCGCCACCGGCCTGCCGGCCGCCGGTGGCGAGGGCAAGATGATCCGTCCGGCGTTGGCGATGTATTCGGCGCTGGCGTGTGGCGCAGCGGTCGATGACGCGGTCCCCGCCGCTGTCGCGGTGCAGCTCGTCCACGAGTTTTCACTTCTGCACGATGATGTGATGGACGGCGATCGGACGCGGCGTCATCGGCCGTCGGCGTGGGCTGTTTTCGGCGTTCCGGCCGCGGTCTTGGCGGGCGACGCATTGCTGGTGGAAGCGTCGCTGGTGCTGGCGGACAGTGGGCGGCCGGGCGCCGCACAAGGGGTGGTGATGCTCAGCTCGGCTGTGCGGCGTCTGGTGGCCGGGCAGTGCGCGGACATGGACTTCGAGACCCGCGATGACGTCGCTCTGTCCGAATGCGTGGCGATGGCGCGGGGGAAGACCGCGGCGTTGCTGGGATGCTGTTGCGCGTTGGGGGCGTTGTTCGGCGATGGCACCCCGCGACAGGTCGAATGTCTGCGCCGGTTCGGTGAAGGAGTCGGGCTGGCCTTCCAGCTCGTGGATGACATCCTGGGAATCTGGGGCGATCCGGCGAAGACCGGCAAACCCGCGAAGTCGGACCTGGACAACCGGAAAAAATCACTTCCGGTGGTATTCAGCCTCGCTTCCGGCACTGCTGCCGGCGAACAGTTGGCGGACCTGTACGCGCTGGACCGTCCCTTGTCCTCTGCCGAGCTGGTCCACGCGGCCGAGCTGGTCGAGACAGCGGGTGGACGACAATGGGCGCAGTCCCAGGCCGATGCCGCGCTCGCTGGGGCGCTCGCCGACCTGCAAAGCGTCACACCTGCCCTGACAACGGTGAAGGACCTGGTGACCCTCGCGCAACTCGTCGCCCACCGCGATCACTAG